Below is a genomic region from Deltaproteobacteria bacterium.
CCGGCGATATTGGTGCCGCAGTGGCAGATATAGACTCCGATCCTTTTCATGAAATAACACCCTTTGCTTTGAGCATCGCTTTGGGACTGGTCAGGTGGTGTTGCAGGCCCAGCTCCCGGTAGGGCAGACCGAAAGCCAGGCCCATGAGCTGCGTAAAATAGATAACCGGCAGGTGGTATCGGGTGCCGTGTCTTTTAGCGATTTGGGACTGGCGCATATCCAGATTGGCCTGGCAGAGCTGGCAGGCCACTACCAGGGCATCGGCCTTTCGATAGGCCGCCTCCCGGATGATACGTCCGCTCAGCTCGCCAACGGTATCGGTCTTGGTGACCGCCAGGCCGGCACCGCAGCATTCGGTCTTGAAGTCCCAGGGCAGGACCTCGGCCCCCAAGGCGGTTAAGAGCTGATCCATCGAAACCGGATTTTCAGGATCATCAAAGTGGGTTACATTGGCCGGCTTAACCAGATAGCAACCGTAATAAGGCAGCACTTTGAGTCCCTTCAGCGGCTTTCGGACCTTGCCGCCGATGGTCTCAAGCCCCAGGCCATACCGCAGAAATCCTAATAAACTTTTCACCTTCAGATGATCGTTCAGATCCGCCCCGATTACCTCCTGGACCTCTTGACGGGTTTTGGGATCCGAAAGGCCCTCTTGCTGGGCGCTCAGGAGTCGACGGAAGCAAAAGGGGCAGGGAATCACCACCTCTTCCAATTGCTGCCTTTGGGCCAGGGCCAGATTGTGGGACGCCAGGGAGAGGGAGAGCAGGTGGTCCATCTTCAGGGCCGGAGAACTGCCGCAGCAGGCCCAATCAGGGATCTCTTCCAGGACCACATCCAGGTGGGAACAGACCTGGCGGACCGATTGATCGAAGGAGGCCGCGGTCTCTTCCAAAGAACACCCGGGATAATAGCTGACTTTCATGGCCTCAGGCTTTCTGGTTTTGTTTCTGCCGGATTTTTTGGAATATCCGGGAGACCTTTTGGTCATGACGGCCGGGGCGGATCATGGCCGCCGGGGTAACCACCCCCTTAAGGGCCATCCTGGCGCCGATGACGGCATCATTAAAAGGGTGCCCTGA
It encodes:
- a CDS encoding CoB--CoM heterodisulfide reductase iron-sulfur subunit B family protein, which gives rise to MKVSYYPGCSLEETAASFDQSVRQVCSHLDVVLEEIPDWACCGSSPALKMDHLLSLSLASHNLALAQRQQLEEVVIPCPFCFRRLLSAQQEGLSDPKTRQEVQEVIGADLNDHLKVKSLLGFLRYGLGLETIGGKVRKPLKGLKVLPYYGCYLVKPANVTHFDDPENPVSMDQLLTALGAEVLPWDFKTECCGAGLAVTKTDTVGELSGRIIREAAYRKADALVVACQLCQANLDMRQSQIAKRHGTRYHLPVIYFTQLMGLAFGLPYRELGLQHHLTSPKAMLKAKGVIS